A single genomic interval of Microbulbifer variabilis harbors:
- the ybaK gene encoding Cys-tRNA(Pro) deacylase — MTQAISMAKKAKVSHKVHEYKHDSSSESYGLEAAEKLGVPKSRVFKTLVVSLENKELAVGIIPVSSMLSMKLLAKSAGAKKATMAPKSDVERSTGYVLGGVSPLGQKRRLKTIIDSSARNNATIYISAGRRGLEIELAPDDLASLVSGVFSEICQ, encoded by the coding sequence ATGACACAAGCAATTTCTATGGCCAAGAAGGCTAAAGTCTCTCATAAAGTACATGAATACAAGCATGATTCATCGAGTGAATCATACGGATTGGAGGCTGCTGAAAAATTAGGGGTGCCCAAGTCTAGGGTCTTCAAAACACTAGTTGTTAGCCTGGAAAACAAAGAGCTGGCCGTTGGGATAATTCCTGTTTCATCAATGCTCAGTATGAAGCTCTTAGCAAAATCTGCTGGCGCTAAGAAAGCCACAATGGCTCCAAAATCAGATGTAGAAAGATCAACTGGTTATGTGTTAGGAGGTGTTAGCCCATTAGGTCAAAAAAGGCGACTTAAAACCATCATTGATTCTTCGGCTAGAAATAACGCTACGATTTATATTAGTGCGGGCCGCAGGGGGCTTGAAATAGAGCTGGCTCCTGATGACTTGGCAAGTCTTGTCAGCGGAGTTTTTTCTGAAATATGTCAGTAA
- a CDS encoding N-acetyltransferase — protein MKAIEYLKFSEVNPHKFLPILNGYKTRKHLIEHEIFTLKTVTEWMHSKIEVDKEAGCRVRAIIVDDELAGWCGIQQECGKYEIAIVIDDQFWGVGRVVFQDLMRWARELNHDEVLVNFHHTRPIYKFLEKISEDIYESKIYGSKFTTYKIKLK, from the coding sequence ATGAAAGCTATCGAATATCTAAAATTTAGCGAGGTTAATCCGCACAAATTTCTGCCTATATTAAATGGCTATAAGACAAGAAAACATTTGATTGAGCATGAGATATTTACACTTAAAACAGTAACAGAGTGGATGCATTCAAAAATAGAGGTAGATAAAGAGGCAGGTTGTAGAGTTAGAGCCATTATTGTTGATGATGAATTAGCTGGTTGGTGTGGAATTCAACAAGAATGTGGAAAATATGAGATCGCGATTGTCATTGATGACCAGTTTTGGGGAGTAGGTAGAGTAGTGTTCCAAGATTTAATGAGGTGGGCGCGGGAGCTTAATCATGATGAGGTATTGGTCAACTTTCATCATACTCGTCCTATTTATAAGTTCTTGGAAAAAATCTCTGAGGATATTTATGAATCTAAAATATATGGCAGTAAATTTACAACGTATAAAATTAAGTTGAAATGA
- the rmuC gene encoding DNA recombination protein RmuC: MPAFPLQLNADHALLAAIALFILLGLAFWVGRSAGRRRILQAQTAQQEAVAAQRETLAAQQVIQARLDTSRERETQLGEEVDTLRGELAAKLQQLTRSQVLVEKGEQALAEQRKLMEQMRVAMGEQFENLANRIFEEKQQSFVRRSEDSLRKSLDPLERQLGDFRKRVEHVYDRENAERNSLLGQIKALREQTQRISDEALNLTSALKGDRKIQGNWGEVVLERLLEESGLQKGREYETQVTLTSDGRRRQPDVIVRLPENKDLIIDSKVSLVDYERYSSAETDEERTQALKQHVNSLRAHITGLNKKAYEQLEGVRTLDFVFIFVPIEAAYMLAMQADPDLFRFAYEKQIVLVSPTSLMATLRTVENIWRYEKQNKNAEKIADEAGKLHDQFAMVLESLDALGDRLRQADDAYQQTYKRLATGRGNAVKRIDSLRKLGAKTRKQISADLRDKAEESALKALPQAELALDE, from the coding sequence ATGCCAGCGTTCCCGCTGCAATTAAACGCCGATCACGCGCTATTGGCGGCTATCGCCTTGTTTATTTTGCTGGGACTCGCCTTCTGGGTGGGCCGTTCTGCTGGGCGCAGACGAATCCTGCAAGCGCAAACAGCGCAGCAGGAGGCGGTAGCAGCTCAGAGAGAAACTTTAGCGGCGCAGCAAGTCATACAGGCACGCCTGGATACCAGCCGCGAGCGGGAAACTCAGCTGGGTGAAGAGGTGGATACGCTGCGCGGTGAGCTGGCGGCTAAGTTACAACAGCTTACCCGCAGCCAGGTGCTGGTAGAAAAAGGAGAGCAGGCCCTGGCAGAGCAGCGCAAGCTGATGGAGCAGATGCGCGTTGCTATGGGGGAGCAGTTCGAGAATCTGGCCAACCGGATTTTCGAGGAGAAGCAGCAGAGCTTCGTGCGCCGCAGTGAAGATAGCCTGCGCAAAAGCCTCGATCCACTGGAGCGCCAGCTGGGGGATTTCCGCAAGCGGGTAGAACATGTCTACGATCGCGAAAATGCCGAGCGCAACAGCCTGCTGGGGCAGATAAAAGCCCTGCGCGAGCAAACCCAACGGATCAGTGATGAGGCCCTGAACCTGACTTCGGCCTTGAAAGGAGACCGCAAGATTCAGGGTAACTGGGGGGAAGTGGTGCTTGAGCGCTTGCTGGAGGAATCCGGCTTGCAGAAGGGGCGCGAATATGAAACGCAAGTAACCCTCACCAGCGATGGCCGCAGGCGCCAGCCGGATGTGATTGTGCGCCTGCCGGAAAACAAAGACCTGATTATCGATTCCAAGGTCTCTTTGGTGGATTACGAGCGCTATAGCTCGGCGGAAACCGATGAGGAGCGCACTCAGGCCCTGAAACAGCATGTGAATTCCCTGCGCGCGCATATCACGGGCCTTAATAAGAAAGCCTACGAGCAACTGGAGGGTGTGCGCACCCTGGATTTTGTCTTTATTTTCGTGCCTATTGAGGCTGCGTATATGTTGGCCATGCAGGCGGACCCGGACCTGTTCCGTTTCGCGTATGAGAAGCAAATTGTCCTGGTAAGCCCCACCAGCCTGATGGCGACTCTGCGCACCGTCGAGAATATCTGGCGCTACGAGAAACAAAACAAGAATGCGGAAAAAATCGCCGACGAAGCCGGCAAGCTGCACGACCAGTTTGCTATGGTGCTGGAGTCACTGGATGCTTTGGGTGACCGCCTGCGCCAGGCCGATGACGCTTATCAACAGACTTACAAGCGACTGGCGACAGGCCGCGGTAATGCAGTGAAGCGTATCGACAGTCTGCGTAAGTTGGGTGCCAAGACCCGCAAACAAATTTCTGCTGACTTGCGCGATAAAGCCGAAGAGTCTGCACTCAAGGCACTTCCCCAGGCTGAACTGGCACTGGACGAATAA
- a CDS encoding YrbL family protein has translation MDMQLRLDQAIAKGNEKLVFPHPESDDLLIKVISDQFRRTMDYKFSISTRLRRLTYYWPYIKEVSEHIYLREGKVKDTHFVQEFKGFVDTNLGLGITVRAVKKHTGELADTLHKLISSKEFNQKHIDGLIDLLKWLEQTFIVVRDLRTVNIVWDEINGHFVVIDGIGSRRLPSLRTISRLYNQRANRRCTAKLRRLVNKELKKSGYELLF, from the coding sequence ATGGATATGCAGTTAAGGTTAGACCAAGCCATCGCAAAGGGAAATGAGAAACTAGTATTTCCTCACCCGGAGTCAGATGATCTCCTTATTAAAGTAATCAGTGATCAGTTTAGAAGAACAATGGATTACAAGTTTTCCATTTCCACTCGGCTACGCCGACTTACTTACTATTGGCCATACATAAAGGAGGTTTCTGAGCACATCTATTTACGTGAAGGTAAAGTGAAAGATACGCACTTTGTACAAGAATTTAAAGGATTCGTGGATACTAACTTAGGACTGGGTATTACTGTAAGAGCCGTTAAAAAACATACCGGAGAGCTGGCTGATACTCTTCATAAACTGATCAGCAGCAAGGAGTTCAACCAAAAGCATATCGACGGTCTTATTGACCTACTGAAATGGCTAGAGCAGACCTTTATTGTCGTTCGTGACTTACGGACAGTTAATATTGTATGGGATGAGATTAATGGTCATTTTGTGGTTATTGACGGCATTGGTAGCCGCAGACTCCCTTCTCTAAGAACGATATCCCGCTTATATAACCAGAGAGCTAACCGCAGGTGCACAGCCAAATTACGTAGACTCGTGAACAAAGAACTTAAAAAGTCTGGGTATGAGTTACTCTTTTAG
- a CDS encoding DUF2489 domain-containing protein: MTEFPIWLLVIAALIIFTLAVIAGYYLRKLSAAQKKQAEQLAELEQAAQEQRQRVNDSIQIIARSLLDDGVGLTEASIRIRVLLDALQVEDSVREEFVAFYTIAEKTSHIPILKEWKALPRKEQFQYELEMAQVEADYKDFALDAAKRILGRTF, encoded by the coding sequence ATGACGGAATTTCCCATCTGGTTGCTGGTTATTGCGGCTTTAATTATCTTCACCCTCGCCGTTATTGCCGGCTACTATCTGCGCAAGCTCTCCGCAGCGCAAAAAAAACAGGCCGAACAACTAGCTGAATTGGAGCAGGCCGCACAAGAGCAGCGCCAAAGAGTGAACGATAGCATTCAGATTATTGCGCGTTCACTACTGGATGATGGAGTAGGGCTTACTGAAGCTTCCATTCGCATCCGCGTACTTCTGGATGCGCTTCAGGTGGAAGATAGTGTGCGAGAAGAGTTTGTTGCTTTCTACACCATTGCAGAAAAAACCAGCCATATTCCAATTCTAAAAGAATGGAAAGCACTCCCGCGCAAAGAACAATTCCAGTATGAGTTGGAGATGGCGCAGGTGGAAGCGGACTATAAAGATTTCGCCCTAGATGCAGCTAAGCGTATTTTGGGTCGTACTTTTTGA
- a CDS encoding GNAT family N-acetyltransferase has protein sequence MEFEFLPLGKDTKRLSALRESDIYVYEDETILGYGAIFQQEIRALFVCPSARGEGVGKSILEFLLAKISGQAKLFVAKSNWPAIKFYQKVGFETTKEFIAEYNGTPVQAIEMVCSNKKC, from the coding sequence GTGGAATTTGAGTTTCTGCCGTTGGGAAAAGATACGAAAAGGCTGTCTGCACTAAGGGAGTCAGATATTTACGTCTACGAAGATGAAACAATTCTTGGCTATGGCGCAATATTCCAGCAAGAAATTCGAGCTCTGTTTGTATGCCCGAGTGCCAGAGGGGAAGGGGTAGGGAAGTCGATACTTGAGTTTCTGCTAGCAAAGATCAGTGGCCAAGCTAAGTTGTTCGTTGCAAAATCTAATTGGCCAGCAATCAAGTTTTATCAAAAGGTTGGATTTGAAACAACCAAAGAGTTCATTGCTGAATACAATGGTACGCCGGTGCAGGCTATCGAAATGGTTTGTTCAAATAAGAAGTGTTAG
- a CDS encoding AEC family transporter, with translation MENLAFALLVTGPIFLMIVGGYLLTRQGMLHQPFINDATALVFNVMLPALLFNSIYSSTVQPSKEIPLITAAVLGTFAILPFSWLLARPIAVKDRSAFIQGAFRGNVAIVGLAWVEKAFGTVGVSQSAVLVAALTIQFNVFAVILFVFYDKDKKFGLGMLLAELGKNPLIIAVILAILFRVVSIQLPEVVLDTIQILASASLPMGLICIGASMKFGQLLRSSPTALMSSFLKLVAVPALTVAIGWGMGLSPQYLGYLLLITGSPCAISAFVMAHSMGGNSQLAANIVGLSTLLSVVSASIGLALLKVYI, from the coding sequence ATGGAAAATCTGGCTTTTGCTTTGCTGGTTACCGGCCCGATCTTTTTAATGATCGTCGGTGGTTATCTGCTCACACGGCAGGGTATGCTGCATCAGCCATTTATTAATGATGCTACTGCATTGGTTTTCAATGTAATGCTGCCGGCGCTGCTTTTTAACAGTATTTATAGTTCCACCGTGCAGCCATCCAAAGAAATCCCCTTGATCACCGCAGCAGTTTTGGGGACTTTCGCCATATTGCCGTTCTCCTGGTTACTGGCTAGACCAATAGCAGTGAAAGATAGAAGCGCGTTTATCCAGGGCGCCTTCCGCGGCAACGTAGCTATTGTCGGTCTCGCTTGGGTGGAAAAAGCCTTTGGCACTGTTGGGGTTTCTCAGTCGGCCGTGCTGGTGGCAGCACTCACCATCCAATTCAATGTATTCGCGGTGATCCTGTTCGTTTTTTACGATAAGGACAAAAAGTTTGGCCTGGGTATGTTACTGGCTGAGCTGGGTAAGAATCCGCTCATCATCGCTGTAATTCTGGCCATTCTTTTTAGAGTGGTGAGTATTCAGTTGCCAGAAGTGGTGCTCGATACGATTCAAATTCTGGCCTCTGCCAGTCTGCCTATGGGGCTAATTTGTATAGGCGCCAGCATGAAGTTTGGCCAGCTGTTGCGCAGTTCCCCAACGGCCTTAATGTCTTCATTTCTGAAACTAGTGGCTGTGCCGGCGCTCACAGTAGCTATTGGTTGGGGTATGGGGCTGAGCCCACAGTATCTCGGCTACCTGCTGCTGATTACCGGCTCACCCTGTGCGATATCGGCATTTGTTATGGCCCACTCCATGGGTGGTAACAGCCAGCTGGCGGCCAATATTGTTGGTCTCAGCACTTTGCTTTCTGTTGTATCTGCCAGCATTGGGCTGGCTTTGCTTAAGGTGTATATCTAA
- a CDS encoding DUF2059 domain-containing protein — protein MLFLVAFISVGVSAQQPKVDLAMELMAIMDFDSQTDVIVQNLSAMQIRQLEQFDIPEKAKPLMREYMDEINNLLFSTFQSEEVKRQYVDLHASVFSEEELKSILAFYKSDHGKAFSKNFPEIVAGITKISEGQVQSVLPQLAAIDQEFKEKLEGLD, from the coding sequence ATGTTATTTTTGGTTGCGTTTATTTCTGTGGGGGTGTCTGCTCAGCAGCCTAAGGTTGATTTGGCTATGGAGTTGATGGCGATTATGGATTTTGATTCTCAAACGGATGTTATAGTTCAGAATCTAAGTGCTATGCAAATTCGTCAGTTGGAGCAGTTCGATATTCCTGAAAAAGCCAAGCCATTAATGAGGGAGTACATGGACGAAATCAATAATCTACTCTTCTCTACATTTCAGTCCGAGGAAGTAAAGAGGCAGTATGTAGATTTGCACGCAAGTGTATTCTCGGAAGAAGAGCTGAAAAGTATACTGGCATTCTATAAAAGTGATCACGGAAAGGCTTTCTCGAAAAATTTTCCAGAAATTGTGGCGGGCATAACAAAGATATCAGAGGGGCAGGTTCAATCTGTACTTCCGCAATTAGCTGCGATAGATCAAGAGTTTAAAGAAAAGCTGGAGGGGCTTGATTAA